DNA from Microbacterium foliorum:
GGTCGGCGGCATCCGCTCGGCTCTGCTGCAGGTCATCGCCACGGTCACGATCGCCGCATACGTCAACCTCGGCGGCCTCGGATACCCGATCATCCAGGGCATCCCGCTGCGTCGGTTCGATCAGGTGCTCGCCGGCGCGATCATCGTCGCCGTGCTCGCTCTCATCGTCGACCTGCTGCTCGCGGCCGCCCAGCATGCTGCAGTCCCCGCGGGCCTGCGCACCGGCCGGCAGACCAAGCCCCGGGGCCGAGCCTCGGCGCGACCCGCAGCCGTGACGCCCGCGGCCGCCTGAACCGCCCCTCACCGTGCACCACCCCACAGCAGTCCCAGAGAAGAGGAAGTCCATGTTCACAGCGTTCACAGCACGAGGCAAGCGCTCCGTCTTCGCCGTAGGCCTCGTCGCCGCGGCGGCGCTCGCCCTGTCCGCCTGCAGCTCGAGCAACCCGCTCGACGAGCCGTCCGACGAGTCGAGCTCCGGCTCGGGCAGCGGAGACACGATCGTCGTCGGTTCTCAGGCGTACTACTCGAACGAGATCATCGCCGAGATCTACGCGCAGGCGCTCGAGGGCGCCGGCTTCGACGTCGAGAAGAAGCTCAACATCGGCCAGCGCGACGCGTACATGCCCGACGTCGAGTCCGGCGCGATCAACGTCTTCCCCGAGTACACGGGCAGCCTGCTCGAGTACATCTCCGATGACGACGTGACCGTGACCAGCCCCGATGACGTCTACGCCGCGTTGCAGGATGCGCTGCCCGACAGCCTCACGGCCCTCGACTTCGCCGAAGCGACCGACCAGGACTCCTACACGGTGCTGAAGAGCTTCGCCGAGGAGAACGACCTGAAGACGATCGGCGACCTCAGCAAGGTCACCTCGCAGGTCACCATCGGCGCGTCGCCCGAGTTCGAGCAGCGTCCGTACAGCCCGGCCCGGGCCAAAGAGGTCTACGGCGTCGACCTGACGTTCTCGGCCACCGGCCCGACCACGCTCGAGTCGCTGCTCGCCGGCCAGATCCAGGTCGCAGACATCTACACCGCCGACCCGGCCTTCGAGACCGAAGACATCGTCGCCCTGGAAGACCCCGAGAACCTCATCATCTCGTCGAACGTCGTGCCGATCGTCTCGAGTGACATCGCCGACGACGTGTCCGACGTGCTCAACGCGATCAGCGCCAAGCTGACCGGTGAGGAGCTCGTCGCCCTCAACGTGCTGAGCACGGTCGACCAGCAGTCCTCCGCCGAGATCGCCAAGAAGTGGCTGGCTGACAACGACCTCAGCTGACCACTGTCGTCCCGTCGCAGAAGTGCCCGGTCCCGCACGGGGGCCGGGCACTTCTGCATCCGCCGGCGGGTAGCGAGCGCTAGACCCGGGAGTCCTGCCGGGGGATCAGCACCTGCTTGATGATGATGAGGATGGATGCCGCAACCGGAACAGCGACCAGCGCACCGAGCAGGCCGAGCAGCGTGCCGCCGGCGAGGGCGCCGATCACGACGAGGGCTCCGGGCACGGCGACCGCACGGTTCATCACGCGCGGGGTGATCACGTACGCCTCGATCTGCATGTAGACGAGGTAGACGATCGCGAAGACGAGGGCAGCGATCGGATCGCTGAACAGCGCGAGTCCGGTGCCGATGATCCAGAAGATCACCGAACCGACGAGCGGGATGAGCGTGATGCAGAACGCGACCGTCGCCATCAGCGGAGGGAAGGGCAGCCCGAGGAAGAAGTACAGCAGGAACGCGAGGATCGCGTTGCAGAACGCGAGCACCACCATGCCCATCACGTAGGCGCCGACCGAATCGGTGATCTGATCGGTGATGTCGCTCGCACGAGCGCGGTCGCGGGCGGGAGCGAGGCGCAGCATCCCCACCTTCATCGCGGGCAGCGTGGCGACGAAGTAGAGAGTCAGCACCAGTACGACGATGATTCCCGAGATGGCGTTCGCGATCGAGGCGCCGACCTGCAGCGCCCCGCCCCCGATCGCGGCGATGTTGCCCGGATCGGTGAGGAACTTCTGCACGTCGGAGACGAGCGTCTGGAACTGATCGCCGAACTGCGCGTCGAGTGTGGCGTAGATGTCGCTGCGCGTGAACTCCTGGATCATGCCGGGGACGGCCTTGACGAAGCCCGCGATCTGGTCGATGACGACCGGGAGCACCATCCAGAGGACCAGCGCGATCACCACGACCAGCCCGGCGATCGAGGCGACGACGGAGAGCGCCCGCGAGAGCCCGCGTCGCTCGAGGAACCGCACGGTCGGGTCGAGGCCGAGGGCGGCGAACAGCGCGAGAGCGATGTAGATGAGGACAGTGGAGAGGTTGGCGACCGCCAGGCCGAGGACGAGGGCCGCCAGACCGCCGAGCGTCACCAGGAAGCCGAACACGAAGGGGCGGTCGATCCGGGTCCAGAACGAACGGCTGGGGGTCATCGGCTCGATGATCACCGGACGGGGGGAGGCGAGCGCATGTGCGACAGCGGTGTCGGCCGGGCCGGTGGTGTGCGGGTCGGTCGCGTGCGGTTCGGCGTCGTGCGGGTCCGCCGGAACGGGATGCTCGGTCGCTGCTGCCGTGTCGACGGTGAGAGCCGGCAGCGAGGCCGCCGCGGGAGCCCCGGATGCCGCATCGGGCGCTGTCGAGGAGGGGTCCTGATCTTCACGGCTCATGTGCTCACGATACTGCCGACGCGGGTGCCGCCTGCAGGATGTGGAGCCCGCGCCCGCGCACACGGAGGGTCGTGTGGCCCCGTGTTTCCGTAGAGTAGGGGCATGACCGCCGTCGAAGATCCTCGGGCTGAGCTCCTCCGCCTTCGCGCCAGCATCGACAACATCGATGCCGCCCTCATCTTCATGCTCGCCGAGCGGTTCCGGGCGACGCAGCAGGTCGGCCAGCTCAAGGCCATGCACGAGATGCCGGCGTCCGACCCCGGCCGCGAGGAGCAACAGGTCGCGAGGCTCAAGTCGCTCGCGGAGGAGGCGCATCTCGACCCCGAGTTCGCCGAGAAGTGGTTCAACTTCGTGGTGGCCGAGGTCATCCGCCATCACACCGAAGCCGCAGAAGGACGATGATCCGGTCGTCCGAGCGGATGACAGTGTGTGCAGCACTCACCCGCCCGGAGACCGAACTAAGTTTATTGAATAAACTATGACCGAGCGTACGCAGGGCATCGGAGCGTGTCAACAGAGGGCGTCGACGGGATCGGATCCATGCTGAACAGCGATGACACCCTCGACACCCAGGCGGCCCTCCGTCGGGCGAACCTGCGCCGTGCTCTGCAGCTCGTCTTCAGCGAACCCGGTGTGCAGACCCGCGCGGGAATCGCCCGGGCCACCGGCCTCACCGCGGCGACCGCGTCGTCGCTCGTCGCCGAGCTCATCGATCTCGACCTCATCGTCGACGGCGAGCAGGCGGCCAGCACCGGAGGCAAGCGTGCGACGACCCTGACGATCGACGCGAGCCGTCACCTCATCGTCGTCGTCGTGATCAGGCCCTCCGAGGCTGCGCTCGCTCTGGTGGCCCTCGACGGAACCGTGGTCGAGTCCCGCCGGATCTCGTACGCACCGAGCTCGAGGGACGCGGTCCTCGATGAGGCCGTCGCCCGCATCGCCGCGGAGTACGCGGGTCGCCTTCTCGTGGTGGGCGTGCAGCTGCCCGGCACCACGGACGGACGTCGTGTGCTCGAGAGTGTGCAGCTCGACTGGACCGACGTCGCGCTCGCCGACCGTCTCGAACGGGCGATCGGCGTGCCGGTGCTGCTCGTCAACGACGTGGATGCCGAGGCCATCGCCGAAGCCGCCCGCGAAGACGAGGCCGCCGGCTACCGCCTCTTCGTCCACCTCGGCACGGGCATCGGCGCGGCGGTGACTCTCGACGGCGAACTGGCCCCGGGCCCGCGCGACCGGGCCGGCGAGATCGGGCACGTGCAAGTGCAGTTCGGCGACGACGCCCGAGCGTGCCGCTGTGGGCGGCGGGGATGCCTCGAAGCCGTGGCCTCGATGACGGCCATGCTCGGCGACGACGTCGACGACGCGATGGACGAGGCGGCGATCGCCGTGCTCGCGGCCTCCGCCGACGAGCGACGTCTGGTCGTCGGGGCGCGGGCTCTCGCGGGCAGCATCCGTCTCATCGCGGCGGTTCTCGATGCGCGGGAGGTCGTGATCGGCGGACCGGCGCGGGCGCTCGGTGACCGGTTCCTCCGACTCGTGCAGAGCGAGATCGACTATCCGGCGATGGGCACCGTCGGTGTGTCCGTGCGGTACTCGGCCGCCGACGCCTCTATCTCGACAGGCGTCGCCCAGGTGGCGCTGTCCCGCGCACTGGGCGTGCGCTGGAGCCCGGCGCAGCTGCGCCCGGCATCCGTCGCAGCACCCTGACCGAGGAGCAAACGCCGACGCACCCGAATCGACGCCTCCACGGCGCCGGATCACTCTCAGCGCGTGGCGATCCCGACGAGCGCGGCGACGAGTCCGGCGATCACCAGGACGACGATCGCGAGGACGTGCACGATCTTGCCGGCGACGAGCATCGGCAGGTCCGGTCCGTCGTACGACGCGGGGTTGAAGAGCACGCCGCGCGCGTGGAAGCTCCAGCGCATGCTGAACCCGATGCGCCGCAGTGCGTGCGACGGCGCGCGAAACGTCTGCCCGCGCTCTTCGCGTGACGACTTCCACGCCGCCTGCGCCGCGTACCAGGCGATCACGAAGAAGGGCATCGCGAGAGACACCGCCCAGGCGATGAGCGCGACGCCGATCAGGGTGCCCGCCCCGGGATCGAGCTCTCGGAGGAAGAACATCCCGAGAGCCGCGAGTCCGACCGCCACGGGCACGAGCACCACGCCCCAGCCCCATCCGGGGTACGCACCGGTCGTCTGACGTCTGTCGACGCGCCCCGCATCCTGCCACGTCATCTGATTCCCCCCTGCCTCACCGCACCGGACGGCGGAGTCGACCGTGCCAGCGTAACCGGGCCCATGTGCAGACGGCGATCGCCCGGACTCTCGCTGGGCGAATCCGGTGGACCGTCTGCAGGACCGGGGCACGGCTGCACGATCGAATCGGCCGGATGGCCCTGCATCCGTGCCGAAGTCCTGCAGACGGGACGAGATGAGACCGCCCAGGGACCCCGACGACCTACTTGACGCTACCGGCGGTGAGCCCGCCGACCAGACGCTTCTCGATGAGCATGAACAGGATGACGACCGGCAGGATCGCGACGATCGAGACGCCGAACACGTACTGCCAGCTGGTCTCGTACTGACCGACGAACTTGGTCAGCGCGACCGACAGCGGCTGGTTCTTGTCGGTGGAGAGGATCACCAGCGATGCGGCGAACTCGTTCCAGCAGGCGACGAACGTGAAGACGATCGCGGTGACGATTCCCGGCCACACGAGCGGCAGGTTGATCTTGAAGAGCACGGTGAAGCGCCCTGCTCCGTCGATCTGGGCGGCCTCGTCGATCTCCTTGGGGATGCCGGCGAAGAACGAGTGCATGATCCAGACCGCGAACGACAGGTTGAACGCCGCGTTGATGAAGATCATCGCCGCCCACGTGTCGCTGAGCCCCAGCACCGTGAACTGGCGGAACAGGCCGGAGGTCAACACCGCGGGCTGCAGCATCTGCGTCACGATCACCAGGAACAGGAAGACCATGCGTCCGGGGAACGTGAAGCGGGCGGTGTAGTACGCGGCGGGCAGCGAGACCAGGAGCACGAGCAGGGTCGCGAACACGGCGATGATGATCGTCGAGATCAGGTTGTAGGGCAGCGGCGTCTCGGGGGTCGACCACATCGAGATGTAGTTCTCCCAGTGCCACTCGATCGGCAGGTAGGTCGGGTCGACCGACCGGATCTGCGGCTTGGTCTTCACACTGCCGAAGAACATGATCAGGTACGGCAGCACGAAGATCGCGAGCACGAGCAGGCCGGCGGCCATGCGCAGGATGACGCGGGGCAGCGTCACCTGGTCTTCGGTGTACCGGCGCTTGCGTCCGGGGATGCGGGGTGCGGCGTCGTCTCCGGCGGTGGTGACGAGGGCGGTCTCGGTCAGGGTCACGATCAGACCTCCTTCATGGGCTTGACGGCCTTGACGTAGATCGCGACGATCACGATCACGATGAGGAAGGCCACGACCGACAGCGCGCTCGCGACATCGACCTTCTTCTGCAGCTCGATGTATTTGAAGATCATCGTCATGATCGTGTCGGCGCCGTAGCCCGGGATGGATCCGGTCATCACCTTGAGGATCGGCAGCGAGTTGAACACGTTGATGATGTTGATCAGCACGGCGACCGCGAGTGCGCTGCGCAGCTGCGGCAGCACGATGGTCCAGTAGGTGCGGGTGGCGCCGGCGCCGTCCATCTTCGCGGCCTCGAGGGTGTCGGCCGGAACCGTCTGCAGGCCGGCGAGGATCGTGTACGTGGTGAAGGGGAGGGATACGAAGATCGCGATCACGATCGACCAGGCGAATGCGGTCGCCGGGTTCTTCGTCCACCCGTAGCCCACCGCGTCGTCGGAGAGTCCGATGTCGTAGAGGAACTTGTTGAAGACACCGAAGTACGGCTCGAGGCTGTAGTAGAAGACCATCGTCGTCATCACGACGGATGCGGCCCACGGGACGATCACGGCCATGCGCACGATCTGTCGTCCGGGGAACGCCTTGTTGAGGATCTGGGCGAGCCCGAGCGAGATCATCACGGTGAAGCCGACCACCACGACCACCCAGACGACGGTGCGGAAGATGATCGGCCAGAACTCGGCGAACGCGAACACCGTCGCGAAGTTGTCGAAGCCGACCGACCCCTTGTCGAGGCCCGAGAGCGAGATGTCGCGGGTCGAGTTGAAGAACATCACGCCGGCGGGGAAGAGCACGACGCCGATGATGAGCAGCAGCGCCGGCGCGATCCACGGCAGTGCCTGCAGGAGGTCTTTGCCGCGGGTGCCGCGGGTGCCGGCCCGCGCGCCGGGGCGACGCCCGGGGGTGCGGGGGCGACCGGTGGCCGCCCCCGCGAGGTTCGAGGATTCTGTCGTCTGGCTCATGGGAATACCCGAACCTCTCCGTCGCTTGGTGTGGGGCAGGGTCTGCGGGACTCAGCCCGCGTCGACCTGCGCCTGGATCTCGGTCAGGACATCCTGTGCGGACTTCGTCTGCAGCTGACCGAAGAGCGACTTGAAGGCACCGTCGGCGGCCGACCACTTCGCATTCGTCGACGGGTAGAACTGCGCGTCGGGCAGCACGTCGAGGAACGGCTTGAGAGCCTCCTCGCCGGAGAGCTGCTCGGCACCCGACTTGGTGACGGGCAGGAAGCCCTCGGCCTGCACCCACGGCACGTACACGTCGGCCGAGTAGTAGTAGTCGAAGAAGGTGGTGATGGCCTCCTGCTTGTCCCCGTCATTCTGGAACGCCATCAGCTGATCCATGACGCCGAGGGTGAACGGCGAGCCGTCTTCGGTCGGGATGGGGACGATCGAGTAGTCGAGCTCGGGGTTGCCCTCTTCGATCTGGCCGACTGTCGGGGGCAGGCCCACCTGCATGCCGATCTTGCCCTGGATGAAGATGTCCATCAGGGGGGAGCGCTGGGTGGAGCCGGGGTCGGCCTGCGTCGCGCCGGCGTCGATCATCTTCTTGATCTGCTCGGCACCGGCGAGGTTCGCCGGAGTGTCGATCGTGATCTCGGAGGCGTCGCCGAACGAGCCGCCGCCTCCCCAGAGCCACACGGCCGCCTCGGCCTGAGCCTCTTCGGAGCCGAGGGGCATGCCGTAGCCGGCCACGCCGCCGCCGAGCGCCGACACCTTGGTCGCGGCGTCGAGCAGCTCGTCCCAGTTCTTCGGCGCCTCGACGCCGGCCTGCTCGAGCAGCGCGTTGTTGACGAACAGCGCGCGGGCTGAGGCGATCAGCGGCAGGGCGTATGCGGTGCCGTCGACCTCGGCGTTCGCGAGGAATGCGTCCTGGAAGTCGGAGTAGGTGTCGTCCGAGACGACGTCCTTCACCGGGTAGAGGAGCTCGTCGCCGACGAACCCGGCGAACGGGCCGCCGTTGTAGATGTCCGGCGCCTCACCGGCCTGAATCTTGGTGGAGACGACCTTCTCGAGGTTGTCCCAGGACTGCACCTCGAGCTCGACCTTGATGTCGGGGTTCTCCTTCTCGAACCCGTCGATCACGTCTTCCCACAGGCCCTTCGTGGCGTCGGAGTAGCTCGGCACGAGGAGGTCGAGCGTGGTCTCGCCGTCGGCGTCTCCCCCGCCTCCGGTCGAGCCGCCGAACCCGCACGAAGCGAGCGTGAGAGTGGCGGTCGCCGCCAGGGCGACGGCGCCGAATCGCAGTGACTTCTTCATGTGTATTGCATTCCTCACTGTGTAGGTGGTGCACAGACGCACGCACAGCACGCGACGGTGCGTGTGATCGCCCGTTCTGATGGCGGGGCGATCGGTCAAGCCGGGTCGGCTCGGGGTCCTCCGAGACCGGGCGGTGGAGGGGCGGTGGAACTTGTTCGATTATTTGTCAGGAGAATAAACAAATCAAGAGGAACCTTGCATCGATTCCTGATGACGAAATACTATGATCGAATAAGCAATAAAACGATCACAAACCTGCAACATCTGGTCCGGAGGATCTGACATGCCTGAACTTCAGCCCGGCGCACACATGCGCGAAGAGCTCCACTCGCAGCCCGAGACCTGGTCGCGTGCGGCCGATCTGCGTGACGCGCAGGCTCTGCTGCCGGCATCCGGGGCCCGCATCGCGGTCGTCGGATGCGGGACATCGTGGTTCATGGCGCAGTCCTACGCGTTCCTCCGCGAGACCGCGGGGCATGGCGAGACCGATGCCTTCGCCGCGTCGGAGGCGTTCGTCGACCGCGGCTACGACGCCGTCGTCGCACTGACGCGGTCTGGCACCACCACCGAGGTGCTCGAGCTCGTCGACCGGATCAGGGGCCGCGTGCCCACGATCGGAGTGATCGGCGACGAGACCTCACCGCTCGTGTCGCTCGTCGACGACGCGGTTCTGCTGCCCTTCGCCGACGAGAAGTCGGTCGTGCAGACGCGTTTCGCCACCACAGCGCTCGCGCTCTTCCGGGCATCGCTCGGCGAAGACCTCACCGGCGCGATCGAGGACGCGGCGGCCGTCCTCGCCGACGACTACGACGGCGAGCTGCGGGACGCCGAGCAGTACTCCTTCCTCGGACGCGGCTGGACCGTCGGTCTCGCGCACGAGGCGGCGCTCAAGATGCGCGAGTCCTCGCAGTCGTGGACCGAGTCGTATCCCTCAATGGAGTACCGCCACGGTCCGATCGCGATCGCGGCGCCCGGTCGCGTCACCTGGCAGTTCGGCGAGGCGCCCGAGGGGCTGGCCGCGCAGGTTCGCGCCACCGGTGCGCGCTTCGTGCAGCATCCGGTCGACCCTCTGGCCGACCTCGTCCGGCTGCACCGCGTCGCGCTCGACCGCGCCGTGGCCCGCGGCCTCGACCCCGACCTGCCGCGCAACCTCACGCGATCCGTCATCCTGGACGCATGACCCGAACCGAGTCCGGAGCAGTCCATGACCAGCGCTGAGGATGCCGCGCACATCGCCGATGTCGTGCGCGACCCGTCCGGCGAGACGCTCGTCGCGGCGCGCACGGTCGGCCCCGGAGTCCCCGTGCTGGCCTTCGACGTCGGGGGCACCGACATCAAGTCGGCACTGTTCGACGCCGACGGCACGGCGCTGGGCCTGCGGCGCACGCCGACTCCCGCGGCCGACGGCGATCGCACCGCGGTGCTCATCGACCGCCTCGGTGTGCTCGCCGCGGAGCTGCAGGCCGACCACCCCGACGTCATCCCTCGCGCCGCGGGGCTCGTGGTGCCGGGGATCGTCGACGCGGATGCCGGACTCGGCGTCTTCGCCAGCAATCTCGGCTGGAAGAACTCCCCGCTGCGCGACCTCGCCGCCGCGCGGCTGGGCCTGCCCGTCGCGTTCGACCATGACGTGCGCGCGGCGAGCTGGGCGGAGCATCGCCTCGGCGGCGCTCGCGCCTATGCGAACTCCGTCGTTCTCGTGATCGGCACCGGCATCGCGGGCGCGCTGCTCGTCGGCGGTGAGCCGTACACGGCCGGGGGCTACGCCGGCGAGATCGGCCACTCGCCGATCGCCGACGGACCCGTGTGCCCGTGCGGGGCCCGCGGATGCCTCGAGATGGTCGCCTCGGCGGGGGCGATCGCCCGTCGGTACCGTGACGCGACCGGAATCGCCCCCGACGGTGCGAAAGACGTGATCGCTCGTGCTGCGGCCGGCGACCCGGTCGCCTCCGAGATCTGGGATTCCGCGCTCGACGCCCTCACCCTCTCGCTCGCCCAGCTCACCGCGGTCGTCGCCCCCGAGGCCATCGTGATCGGCGGCGGACTCTCGCGCGCCGGCGGAGCGCTGTTCGACGAGCTCCGGGCGCGGCTGACCGCCCGGCTGAGCTTTCACCGCATCCCCGCCCTCGTGCCGGCCGAGCTGTCGGGCAACGCCGGCATCCTCGGAGCGGCGCTGCGCGCGAGGGAGCTCGCATGATCCTCACGGTCACCCCCAATCCCGCCCTCGATCTCACCTGGCATCTCGATCGGCTCACGCCCGGCGAGACGCATCGCGCGGATGCGGGAGCGGCGCAAGCCGGAGGCAAGGGCCTCAACGTCGCCAGGGTCGCCCACGCGCAGGGCGCCTCCGTGCTGGCGGTGTCGACGGCAGGCGGTCGCACCGGAATCGAGCTCGCGGCCGAACTCGCGGCCAGCGGCGTGCCGCACCGACTCGTGCCGGTGGCGGCCGCCACGCGGCGGAGCATCGCGCTGGTCGACCAGGAGCTCGGTGACACCACGATCGTGAACGAGCGCGGCGTGAATCCGACCGATGCCGAGTGGGTCACGCTCGTCGGCGAGGTCGTCGACGCTCTTCCCGGAGCACAGGTGCTGGTGATCTCCGGCAGCCTGCCTCCCGGAGCGCCCGAGACGCTGCTGCCCCTGCTGATCGGCACGGCCCGGGACGCCGGTGTGCCGGTGATCGCCGACACCTCCGGCCCCGCCCTGCTGCTCGCCGCGGATGCCGGAGCATCCGTGCTCAAGCCCAATGCCGCCGAGCTCGTCGAGGCGACCGGCATCGCCGACCCCGTCGACGGCGCCCGCTCGCTGATCGCGCGCGGCGTCGATCTCGTGCTGCTGTCGCTCGGAGCCGACGGGATGCTCGCGGTGACGGCATCCGACGTGCGGCACGCACGGCTCGAGACCCCGCTCACCGGCAATCCGACCGGTGCAGGCGATGCCGCCGTCGCGGCCTGCGCCGTGCTCTATGCCGACGGCGTGCGCGACCCCGAGACGATCCTGCGCCGGGCGACCGCCTGGTCGGCCGCGGCGGTGCTGATGCCGCTCGCCGGAGAGATCTCCGACGACTGGGAGGCGCTCGAGCAGCGCCTCCTCGTCGCACCCTTCACCCCCGTCTTTCGAGAGGACTCCCTGTGACCCTGGTCTCCGCCCGCGAGCTCGTGACGGATGCCGCAGCCCGCGGCACCGGCATCGGCGCGTTCAACGTGATCCACCTCGAGACCGCCGAAGGGCTGGTGCGGGCCTCCGAGGCAGCGCACCTGCCGGTGATCCTGCAGATCTCGCAGAACTGCGCCGACTATCACGGTGGCCTCGAGCCGATCGCGCTGGCGACCCTCGCGATCGCCCGCCGTGCGCAGACGCCCGTCGCGGTGCACCTCGACCACGCGGAGCGACCGGAGCTCGTCGACGAGGCCATCGCCCTCGGATTCGGCTCGGTCATGTTCGACGGGGGAGCACTGCCCTACGACGAGAACGTCGCGATCACCGCCGCCGTCGCCGCGCGGGCGCACGCCGCCGGCGTCTACATCGAGGGCGAACTGGGCGAGGTCGGCGGCAAAGACGGGGCGCACGCGCCCGGAGTGCGCACAGATCCCGACGAGGCGCGGGCGTTCGTGGCCGCGACCGGCGTCGATGCGCTGGCCGTGGCGGTGGGGTCGTCGCATGCGATGACCGATCGCACCGCATCGCTCGATCTCGAGCTGATCGGCCGCCTTCGCGATGCGCTGGATGTGCCCCTGGTGCTGCACGGCTCGTCGGGCGTCGCGGATGCCGTGATCGCCGACGCCGTGCGCGCGGGGATGACCAAGATCAACGTCTCGACGCACCTGAACGGCTTCTTCACTCGGGCGGTCCGCGCGACGCTCGACGCCGACCCGCGCCTGGTCGACTCGCGGAAGTACCTGACCCCTGCGCGCGAGGCGCTCGCCGGCGAGGCTGCCCGGATGCTGCGACTGTTCGCGCTCGAGGGCGCCGGAGTTGCGGGATGACCCCGTGAACACGGGCAGGATGGTGACATGAAGCGCGCCGCCCGACTGAACGCGATCCTCGACCTGCTGGCCGCGGACGGCGAGGTGAACGTCGACGAGCTCGTCGACCGATTCGGAGCATCCGCCGCGACCACCCGCCGCGATCTCGACTCGCTCGCCGAGCAGCGTCTGCTCACCCGCACCCACGGCGGGGCGGTCGCGCATTCGGTCGCCTACGAGCTGCCGATCCGCTACAAGAGCCACCAGCGCGCGCAGCAGAAAGAGAGCATCGCCCAGGCCGCGGCCGCCCTCGTGGCCCCGGGCATGGTCGTCGGGCTCTCCGGAGGCACCACCACCACCGCGATCGCCGCCGCCCTCGCCGCGCGCGACGACCTCGCGGTCGGTTCGGGGATCACGGTCGTCACGAACGCCGTGAACATCGCGGCGCAGCTCGCGACCCGCCCTGACATCAAGGTCGTCGTCACGGGCGGCGTGATCCACTCGCGCAGCTACGAGCTGGTCGGCCCCTTCGTCGAACAGCTGCTGCGCGGGGTGCGACTCGACATCGCCTTCATCGGCGTCAACGGCATGGATGCCGCAGCCGGCGCCACCACGCAGGACGAACGTGAGGCCGCAGTGAACCGCATGATGGCCGAACGTGCGCGTCGTGCCGTGGTGGTCACCGACAGCAGCAAGCTCGGCACGGTCGCGTTCGCCGCCGTCGGCGGTGCGGAACTGTTCCCCGTGCTCCTCACCGACGACGGCGCGGATGCCGCGACCCTCGCCGATCTGCGCGCCGCCGGCTACGAGGTCCTCACCTCATGAGACGTCTGCGCGATCACGACTCCGGGGCATAGTCAGCGAATCCGCCGACGACGCGATACCTCGACCCGAGCTCTGCCTGGATGGCTTCGACGAGAGCGTTCCCTTCAGCTATCCACTGACGCCCTACCTCTGGC
Protein-coding regions in this window:
- a CDS encoding DeoR/GlpR family DNA-binding transcription regulator — translated: MKRAARLNAILDLLAADGEVNVDELVDRFGASAATTRRDLDSLAEQRLLTRTHGGAVAHSVAYELPIRYKSHQRAQQKESIAQAAAALVAPGMVVGLSGGTTTTAIAAALAARDDLAVGSGITVVTNAVNIAAQLATRPDIKVVVTGGVIHSRSYELVGPFVEQLLRGVRLDIAFIGVNGMDAAAGATTQDEREAAVNRMMAERARRAVVVTDSSKLGTVAFAAVGGAELFPVLLTDDGADAATLADLRAAGYEVLTS
- a CDS encoding class II fructose-bisphosphate aldolase → MTLVSARELVTDAAARGTGIGAFNVIHLETAEGLVRASEAAHLPVILQISQNCADYHGGLEPIALATLAIARRAQTPVAVHLDHAERPELVDEAIALGFGSVMFDGGALPYDENVAITAAVAARAHAAGVYIEGELGEVGGKDGAHAPGVRTDPDEARAFVAATGVDALAVAVGSSHAMTDRTASLDLELIGRLRDALDVPLVLHGSSGVADAVIADAVRAGMTKINVSTHLNGFFTRAVRATLDADPRLVDSRKYLTPAREALAGEAARMLRLFALEGAGVAG
- a CDS encoding SIS domain-containing protein, which translates into the protein MPELQPGAHMREELHSQPETWSRAADLRDAQALLPASGARIAVVGCGTSWFMAQSYAFLRETAGHGETDAFAASEAFVDRGYDAVVALTRSGTTTEVLELVDRIRGRVPTIGVIGDETSPLVSLVDDAVLLPFADEKSVVQTRFATTALALFRASLGEDLTGAIEDAAAVLADDYDGELRDAEQYSFLGRGWTVGLAHEAALKMRESSQSWTESYPSMEYRHGPIAIAAPGRVTWQFGEAPEGLAAQVRATGARFVQHPVDPLADLVRLHRVALDRAVARGLDPDLPRNLTRSVILDA
- a CDS encoding ROK family protein; its protein translation is MTSAEDAAHIADVVRDPSGETLVAARTVGPGVPVLAFDVGGTDIKSALFDADGTALGLRRTPTPAADGDRTAVLIDRLGVLAAELQADHPDVIPRAAGLVVPGIVDADAGLGVFASNLGWKNSPLRDLAAARLGLPVAFDHDVRAASWAEHRLGGARAYANSVVLVIGTGIAGALLVGGEPYTAGGYAGEIGHSPIADGPVCPCGARGCLEMVASAGAIARRYRDATGIAPDGAKDVIARAAAGDPVASEIWDSALDALTLSLAQLTAVVAPEAIVIGGGLSRAGGALFDELRARLTARLSFHRIPALVPAELSGNAGILGAALRARELA
- a CDS encoding 1-phosphofructokinase family hexose kinase, yielding MILTVTPNPALDLTWHLDRLTPGETHRADAGAAQAGGKGLNVARVAHAQGASVLAVSTAGGRTGIELAAELAASGVPHRLVPVAAATRRSIALVDQELGDTTIVNERGVNPTDAEWVTLVGEVVDALPGAQVLVISGSLPPGAPETLLPLLIGTARDAGVPVIADTSGPALLLAADAGASVLKPNAAELVEATGIADPVDGARSLIARGVDLVLLSLGADGMLAVTASDVRHARLETPLTGNPTGAGDAAVAACAVLYADGVRDPETILRRATAWSAAAVLMPLAGEISDDWEALEQRLLVAPFTPVFREDSL